From the genome of Pseudomonas sp. WJP1:
TCAATTCCACGCCGCTGGACAAGGTCAAGGTGGTCATTCTCGGCCAGGACCCCTATCACGGCCCGGGTCAGGCCCACGGCCTGTGCTTTTCGGTGCAACCGGGTGTGCCGGCGCCGCCGTCGTTGGTCAATATCTACAAGGAGTTGAAGCGCGACCTGAACATCGACATCCCCAGCCACGGCTACCTGCAAAGCTGGGCCGAGCAGGGCGTGCTGATGCTCAATACCACCATGACCGTGGAGCGTGCCAACGCCAACGCGCACAAGGACAAGGGTTGGCAGTTTTTCACCGACCGGGTCATCGAAGTGGTCAGCCAGCGACAGCCGCATCTGGTGTTCATGCTGTGGGGCGCCCATGCCCAGAGCAAACAGAAGCTGATCGATGCTACCAAGCATCTGGTGCTGACCTCGGTGCACCCGTCACCGCTGTCGGCCTATCGTGGCTTCCTCGGGTGCGGGCACTTCAGCCGGACCAACAAGTTCCTGGAGCAGAATGGCGAGACGCCGATCGAGTGGCGGTTGCCACCGGTTTGATGGGGTAGCCGGACTGGCCCCATCGCGAGCAGGCTCACTCCTACAGGAAAATGCATTCCACTTGTAGGAGTGAGCCTGCTCGCGATGAAGTCGACTCGGTCTTACTCCGGATTGCGGTTCCAGTACTTGAACAACGGCTCCGCCAGAAACAATACGAACAACAATCGCATCACCTGCATCGCCGTCACCAACGGCACCGACAGCTGCAAGGTTTCGGCCGTCAGGCTCATTTCGGCGATCCCGCCGGGCATCATGCCCAGGGTCAGCGAGCGCAAGTCCAGGTGGGTCAGCGCACTCAGCCCCAGCGCAGCCGCCGTGGCGATCAGCATGGTCAGCACCGTGCCGATCAAGGTCCGCCCCATGAACGACGGCGCGCGACGGAAAAACTGCCGATTGAAGTGACAGCCCAGGCCGCTGCCGATCAGCCATTGGCCGATCTGGCTGCCGCCGTTGGGCAAGCCGATATGCAAGTCCCAACCGATGCTCACTGCGGCACTGACCAGCAAAGGCCCGAACAGCCAGGGATTGGGTTGACGCAGGCGTTCCCAGATCCAGGCCGCCGCCGCCCCTGCCGGAAACAACACCGCCAGCCAGCGCCAATCGATGCTGCCGGCGTGGGAAATCGGTGTGCCGTCACCCAGCAGGTATTTGAACGCTGCCGGAACGCAAAGGACCACCACCAGTACCCGCAAACTCTGTCCCGCGGCCACCCGGCTGAGCACCGCGCCATTACGTGCACCGAGGTTGACCATTTCGCCGGAACCGCCGGGCATGCTGGA
Proteins encoded in this window:
- a CDS encoding AbrB family transcriptional regulator, which translates into the protein MCDRTPFKAWWGTPLVGLLGGFLASQVGWPLPWMVGSLLAIILVRCLTPWQLAEIPGGRKCGQWIVGIGIGLHFTPVVMEQVLSHFGLIFFGALVTSLSAVVGVWLMRRTGEDRATAFFSSMPGGSGEMVNLGARNGAVLSRVAAGQSLRVLVVVLCVPAAFKYLLGDGTPISHAGSIDWRWLAVLFPAGAAAAWIWERLRQPNPWLFGPLLVSAAVSIGWDLHIGLPNGGSQIGQWLIGSGLGCHFNRQFFRRAPSFMGRTLIGTVLTMLIATAAALGLSALTHLDLRSLTLGMMPGGIAEMSLTAETLQLSVPLVTAMQVMRLLFVLFLAEPLFKYWNRNPE
- the ung gene encoding uracil-DNA glycosylase; translated protein: MTADDRIKLEPSWKEALRAEFDQPYMAELRKFLQDERAAGKEIYPPGPMIFNALNSTPLDKVKVVILGQDPYHGPGQAHGLCFSVQPGVPAPPSLVNIYKELKRDLNIDIPSHGYLQSWAEQGVLMLNTTMTVERANANAHKDKGWQFFTDRVIEVVSQRQPHLVFMLWGAHAQSKQKLIDATKHLVLTSVHPSPLSAYRGFLGCGHFSRTNKFLEQNGETPIEWRLPPV